From Lysobacter auxotrophicus, the proteins below share one genomic window:
- the sbcB gene encoding exodeoxyribonuclease I, which yields MAGSFLFYDLETFGADPRTTRIAQFAAIRTDCDLNQVETPISVFVRPADDLLPSPGATMVTGITPQHALREGMSEAAAFALIFEEMARPETCSLGYNSLRFDDEFVRHGLFRNFFDAYEREWRGGNSRWDLLDVLRLAHAIRPGGLVWPTREDGATSFKLEHLADANGVRIGDAHEALSDVRALIGLARKLKQAQPRLWDYALRLRDKRYAASLLDVIAMKPVLHVSQRFPASRLCAAPVLPVARHPRIDSRVIVFDLEQDPEALLRLSAQGIAERLYVRANDLPEGESRIALKEVHTNRCPALVSWDHLRGPDFDRLCIDPVLAEERAARIREAGPELVEKVRQVFAVERERVASDVDASLYDGFIGDGDKPLFPQVRTTPPESLRLAEFAFRDARLPEMLFRYRARNWPETLDAGEWGRWNDYRRWRLYDESGASEYSFARYAEEIGMLRALHAQDTHKQVLLDQLESWGRDIAAGLE from the coding sequence GTGGCAGGCAGTTTTCTCTTCTACGATCTGGAAACCTTCGGCGCCGACCCGCGCACGACCCGCATCGCGCAGTTCGCCGCGATCCGCACCGATTGCGATCTGAACCAGGTCGAGACGCCGATCAGCGTCTTCGTGCGTCCCGCCGACGACCTGCTGCCCTCGCCCGGCGCGACGATGGTCACCGGCATCACGCCGCAGCACGCGCTGCGCGAAGGCATGAGCGAAGCGGCGGCGTTCGCGCTGATCTTCGAGGAAATGGCGCGACCGGAAACCTGCTCGCTCGGCTACAACTCGCTGCGCTTCGACGACGAGTTCGTGCGCCACGGCCTGTTCCGCAACTTCTTCGATGCGTACGAGCGCGAGTGGCGCGGCGGCAATTCGCGCTGGGACCTGCTGGACGTGCTGCGCCTGGCGCATGCGATCCGGCCCGGCGGGCTCGTGTGGCCCACGCGCGAGGACGGCGCGACGTCGTTCAAGCTGGAACACCTCGCCGATGCCAATGGCGTGCGCATCGGCGACGCGCACGAAGCGCTGTCGGACGTGCGTGCGTTGATCGGCCTGGCGCGCAAGCTCAAACAAGCGCAGCCGCGCCTGTGGGACTATGCCCTGCGACTGCGCGACAAGCGGTACGCGGCCAGCCTGCTCGACGTCATCGCGATGAAGCCGGTGCTGCACGTTTCGCAGCGTTTCCCGGCGAGCCGGCTGTGCGCGGCGCCGGTGCTGCCGGTCGCGCGCCATCCGCGCATCGACAGCCGGGTGATCGTGTTCGACCTGGAACAGGATCCCGAAGCGTTGCTGCGACTGAGCGCGCAGGGCATTGCCGAGCGCCTGTATGTGCGCGCGAACGACCTGCCCGAAGGCGAATCGCGCATCGCACTGAAGGAAGTGCACACCAACCGCTGCCCTGCCCTCGTGTCGTGGGACCACCTGCGTGGGCCCGACTTCGACCGCCTGTGCATCGACCCGGTGCTCGCGGAGGAACGCGCCGCCCGCATCCGCGAGGCCGGACCGGAACTGGTGGAAAAAGTGCGGCAGGTGTTCGCGGTCGAACGCGAACGCGTGGCGAGCGACGTGGATGCCTCGCTCTACGACGGCTTCATCGGCGACGGCGACAAGCCCCTGTTTCCGCAGGTGCGCACGACGCCGCCGGAATCGCTGCGACTGGCGGAGTTCGCGTTCCGCGACGCGCGCCTGCCGGAAATGCTGTTCCGCTACCGCGCGCGCAACTGGCCGGAGACGCTCGATGCCGGGGAATGGGGGCGCTGGAACGACTACCGTCGCTGGCGCCTGTACGACGAATCCGGCGCGTCCGAGTACAGCTTCGCGCGCTATGCGGAGGAGATCGGCATGCTCCGGGCCCTCCACGCGCAGGACACGCACAAGCAGGTATTGCTCGATCAACTGGAAAGCTGGGGCCGAGATATCGCGGCAGGGCTGGAATAA
- a CDS encoding DUF2461 domain-containing protein, protein MATYFSEASFKFLRGIARHNDRTWFQAHKPEYDTHVREPFQRLLTDLQPVLAGVSPHYRAEPKGMGGSLFRIQRDTRFANDKTPYKTWQGARLFHERGRQIEAPSFYVQIQPGNCFVGAGLWHPQPDTLRRVRHFILDNPGSWKAAAHDAKFRRRFDLDEDEMLTRMPRGFPDDFEFADDLKRKNFVAYRVIDDATMIGPRLLKTLETDLNGMAKFVDYLCAALDLEF, encoded by the coding sequence ATGGCCACCTACTTCAGCGAAGCAAGCTTCAAGTTCCTGCGCGGCATCGCGCGCCACAACGACCGCACCTGGTTCCAGGCGCACAAGCCCGAGTACGACACGCACGTGCGCGAGCCGTTCCAGCGGCTGCTGACCGACCTGCAGCCCGTGCTCGCCGGCGTGAGCCCGCATTACCGGGCCGAACCCAAGGGCATGGGCGGGTCGCTGTTCCGCATCCAGCGCGACACGCGTTTCGCCAACGACAAGACGCCCTACAAGACGTGGCAGGGCGCGCGGCTCTTCCACGAGCGCGGTCGCCAGATCGAGGCGCCGTCGTTCTACGTGCAGATCCAGCCGGGCAACTGCTTCGTCGGCGCGGGCCTGTGGCATCCGCAGCCCGATACGCTGCGGCGCGTGCGCCACTTCATCCTCGACAACCCCGGCAGCTGGAAGGCCGCGGCGCACGACGCGAAGTTCCGCCGCCGATTCGACCTGGACGAGGACGAGATGCTCACGCGCATGCCGCGCGGGTTCCCGGACGATTTCGAGTTCGCCGACGACCTCAAGCGCAAGAACTTCGTCGCGTACCGGGTGATCGACGACGCGACGATGATCGGCCCGCGCCTGCTCAAGACGCTGGAAACCGACCTCAACGGGATGGCGAAGTTCGTCGATTACCTGTGCGCGGCGTTGGATCTGGAGTTCTGA